The Chryseobacterium sp. 52 genome includes a region encoding these proteins:
- a CDS encoding DNA alkylation repair protein, with translation MTNNIVKEIQEALAVLSIPEKAEFFPRFFKTGKGEYGEGDLFLGVKVPDQRSVAKEYYSKISLENLSVLLSSKYHEYRLTALFMLISKFEKTKDKAVKEEVVKFYLDHLPYVNNWDLVDSTCYKILGRYAFENSREELLRNLSDSEEMWHKRIAVVGTMHYVKKGSFELTKEFVTQNLKHPHDLMHKANGWLLREMGQKNESELIRFLNQYYHEMPRTCLRYAIEKLDEDVRQDYLKGRI, from the coding sequence ATGACAAATAATATAGTTAAAGAAATACAGGAAGCTTTAGCGGTGCTTTCGATTCCTGAAAAAGCTGAATTCTTTCCAAGATTTTTCAAAACGGGAAAAGGAGAATACGGAGAAGGTGATCTTTTCTTAGGAGTAAAAGTCCCGGATCAGCGTTCTGTGGCCAAAGAATATTACTCAAAAATAAGCCTTGAAAACCTTAGTGTTCTGCTGTCTTCAAAATATCATGAATACAGACTTACGGCGCTCTTCATGCTGATCTCCAAATTTGAAAAAACAAAGGATAAAGCAGTAAAAGAAGAGGTTGTTAAATTTTACCTGGACCATCTTCCATACGTCAATAACTGGGATCTTGTAGATTCAACCTGTTATAAAATCTTAGGCAGATATGCTTTTGAAAACAGCAGGGAAGAACTGTTAAGAAACCTTTCTGATTCTGAAGAAATGTGGCACAAGAGAATTGCTGTCGTTGGCACGATGCATTATGTGAAAAAAGGATCTTTTGAACTGACGAAAGAATTTGTAACCCAAAATCTAAAGCACCCTCATGATCTGATGCATAAAGCAAACGGATGGCTGCTTCGGGAAATGGGGCAGAAAAATGAATCGGAACTGATCCGGTTTCTGAATCAATATTATCATGAAATGCCGAGAACCTGCCTGAGATATGCCATCGAAAAATTAGATGAGGACGTAAGACAGGATTATTTAAAAGGCAGGATTTAA
- a CDS encoding DUF4919 domain-containing protein, translated as MNKIFQLVFILSFGICYCQINVEEIKKNVTENPQKYYYDHLEVFKTDPKSLSQEQLNYIYYGNNYVDYGYRRGEFNKQLNEITKFADRKISSKKASEVLEKAIPLYQKNPINKELLTDLSDLYKKTGDLVKGELHSTQLQLLHETIKNSGTGKLDNSPIVVTNFSDQLYAIEQISDVFFRGISFDTKVLPDGSWLNIFKNGIRLFFVKTVHHKDMYKDDK; from the coding sequence ATGAATAAGATTTTTCAGCTTGTTTTTATCCTGAGTTTTGGAATCTGTTATTGTCAGATCAATGTTGAGGAGATTAAAAAAAATGTCACAGAAAACCCTCAGAAGTATTATTATGACCATCTTGAGGTTTTCAAAACTGATCCGAAAAGCCTAAGTCAGGAACAGCTAAATTATATCTACTACGGAAATAATTATGTTGATTATGGATACAGAAGGGGTGAATTTAATAAACAGCTGAATGAAATTACAAAATTTGCAGACAGAAAAATTTCTTCTAAAAAAGCGTCCGAAGTTTTAGAAAAAGCAATACCTCTTTATCAGAAAAATCCAATCAATAAAGAACTTTTAACGGACTTATCAGATCTGTATAAAAAGACAGGTGATCTTGTAAAAGGCGAACTGCATTCTACTCAGCTGCAGCTTTTACATGAAACAATCAAAAATAGCGGAACCGGAAAATTAGATAATTCTCCGATTGTTGTTACTAATTTTTCAGATCAATTGTATGCCATTGAACAGATTTCAGACGTTTTTTTCCGGGGAATCAGTTTTGATACAAAGGTTTTACCCGATGGTTCCTGGCTCAATATCTTTAAAAACGGGATTCGCTTATTTTTCGTAAAAACCGTACATCATAAAGACATGTATAAGGATGACAAATAA